A window of the bacterium genome harbors these coding sequences:
- a CDS encoding Gfo/Idh/MocA family oxidoreductase, producing the protein MEKVKCAVIGYGMGKLHSEFINSTDGLELVAVCDIDKARTEQAKKDFPSIQTYNSTDDLLKNCQFDLAVVVTPHNTHYPLAMQFLSAGKNVVIDKPFCITTKEATDMINLAKEKGVMLSVFHNRRWDGDYLALKSAVESGLIGEIFHLEIFMGHYHHPGPWWRSYKETSGGALYDWGAHLVDWILGLIPSKVKSVGGFSHKLLWTDVSNEDNVEGIIQFENGAVAYVQVSSIAMAHKKRWFILGTQGSLEDEWGANGFRLRKQVDGVIMEGTLPYKESQWEAYYRNISAHLLEGEELAVKPEEARRVIAVIEMASNANGQVIPFPQDLY; encoded by the coding sequence ATGGAAAAAGTCAAATGCGCCGTTATAGGCTATGGTATGGGAAAGCTCCATAGCGAGTTCATCAATTCAACCGATGGCTTAGAACTCGTAGCTGTCTGCGACATAGATAAAGCTCGCACCGAGCAAGCGAAAAAGGATTTCCCCTCAATCCAAACATATAATTCCACCGATGACCTCCTCAAAAATTGCCAATTTGACCTCGCCGTTGTCGTAACACCCCACAATACCCATTATCCTCTCGCTATGCAATTCCTCTCCGCTGGGAAGAATGTCGTCATAGATAAGCCTTTCTGCATAACCACTAAAGAAGCAACGGATATGATAAACTTGGCAAAAGAAAAGGGGGTTATGCTTTCCGTCTTCCACAATCGCAGATGGGATGGCGATTATCTCGCCCTTAAGTCCGCGGTTGAGAGCGGCTTAATCGGTGAAATCTTCCATTTGGAGATTTTTATGGGACATTATCACCATCCCGGTCCCTGGTGGCGCTCCTATAAGGAAACCTCAGGAGGTGCCCTTTATGACTGGGGAGCTCATCTCGTTGATTGGATTTTGGGGTTGATTCCCTCAAAGGTTAAGAGCGTGGGTGGATTTAGCCACAAACTTCTCTGGACTGATGTTAGCAACGAGGATAATGTGGAAGGGATAATCCAATTTGAGAACGGCGCTGTTGCCTATGTGCAAGTGTCCTCAATTGCAATGGCGCACAAGAAAAGATGGTTCATCCTCGGAACGCAGGGAAGCCTGGAGGATGAATGGGGAGCAAACGGATTTCGCCTAAGGAAGCAAGTAGATGGCGTAATTATGGAGGGAACGCTTCCCTATAAAGAAAGCCAATGGGAGGCATATTATAGAAACATCTCCGCTCATCTCCTCGAAGGGGAAGAGCTCGCCGTTAAGCCAGAGGAAGCGAGAAGGGTGATAGCGGTGATAGAGATGGCGAGCAATGCCAACGGTCAAGTGATTCCCTTCCCCCAGGATTTATATTGA
- a CDS encoding ROK family protein, producing the protein MPRILAIDLGGTRMRAGAFDGNLLAQEVLQTEVEKGPEDIIKRLIEASHRVLKEVGWDRIDGIGMAVPGPIDRKAKTINSPPNMPGWDNIPIGAIFEEEFFAPSFIDNDANAAALGEAIYGAGQGASVVCYFTVSTGIGGGCVIKGHIFHGAGDNAAEFGHQKLDPFGPPCGCGRRGCLEALASGTAIARRAKELLLHNPQSLLLQLVRGDIERVTARLVAQAASQGDALSLRVFQEAGFWLGLGIANIINLFNPKVVVLGGGVINAGELILKPARETALQKAIPQLASIVEIVPAKLGEYPGLYGAGEVALQGLRGELDTI; encoded by the coding sequence ATGCCACGCATATTAGCGATAGATTTAGGCGGAACGAGGATGAGGGCGGGAGCCTTTGACGGGAATCTCCTCGCCCAAGAGGTTCTCCAAACAGAAGTGGAAAAGGGTCCCGAGGACATAATAAAGAGGCTTATAGAAGCCAGCCACAGGGTTTTGAAAGAAGTGGGTTGGGATAGGATAGATGGAATTGGTATGGCTGTTCCCGGTCCAATTGATAGGAAGGCGAAGACAATCAATTCTCCTCCCAACATGCCCGGCTGGGACAACATTCCCATTGGAGCAATCTTTGAGGAGGAATTCTTCGCTCCCTCCTTCATTGATAACGACGCTAACGCAGCCGCACTCGGCGAGGCGATTTATGGCGCTGGGCAAGGGGCAAGCGTAGTTTGTTATTTCACCGTCTCAACGGGAATAGGTGGAGGATGTGTTATAAAGGGGCATATATTTCACGGAGCGGGAGATAATGCCGCCGAGTTCGGACACCAGAAGCTTGACCCCTTCGGACCACCCTGCGGCTGCGGAAGAAGGGGATGTTTAGAGGCGCTCGCCTCGGGAACAGCAATCGCAAGGAGAGCGAAAGAACTCCTGCTTCATAACCCCCAATCCCTCCTTCTCCAGCTGGTGAGGGGAGATATTGAAAGAGTTACCGCAAGGCTCGTCGCACAAGCCGCCTCTCAAGGAGATGCTCTATCCTTAAGGGTCTTTCAAGAGGCGGGATTTTGGCTCGGTCTGGGGATTGCCAATATCATCAATCTATTCAATCCAAAGGTAGTTGTTCTGGGCGGAGGCGTGATAAACGCCGGTGAGTTGATACTCAAGCCAGCAAGGGAAACCGCTCTTCAGAAGGCAATTCCCCAGCTCGCAAGCATAGTTGAAATAGTTCCAGCAAAATTGGGTGAATATCCTGGTCTATACGGAGCGGGAGAAGTCGCTCTGCAGGGCTTGCGAGGTGAGCTGGATACAATTTAG
- a CDS encoding endonuclease MutS2 yields the protein MQIADEITLRSLEWEKIKNLLLSHCLTPMGKERVERLSPSTDIETIRTNLRETGEAIELLRFSPPLKEITDVEPLIQRVEKGGFLQESELIEIREFVSLAQRIKSFLLERSDSSPHLSSFSRRIPDFTQLIATITSAISDEGKLRDNASERMRIVKESIRNTIKIIQDKLESMINSPAIQRYLQDRIVTLREGRFCLAVRREFADKIEGIVHSTSSSGSTLFIEPLAIVKEGNRLKELEKEEEEERVRILRKLSGVVKGKANAIRRARDVVGVIDFSLAKGKLALSLNAFQPSLNVEGNIRLREARHPLLPKDSAVPVSLELTPQKRVLIITGPNTGGKTTTLKMVGLLAYMTQCGLYIPASEESTLPIFERILADIGEEQSIEQSLSTFSSHIRQIKRILDNIQGLSLILLDELGAGTDPAEGSALARAIVEYLANKENIRLLVATHFSELKLLPFINPHIRGASFEFDPVSLKPTFNLVMDAVGRSHAVEVAQRLGLWEEIISRARELMDYSQPYGEILAEIEKERQSLREEREREKQLRGEYERKIKELEEEREEILRSAREKAEEFLREVEGKVEAILREKGKKREKREEWRKIWESVKGGEAPAFKIGDKVLLETIKKEGTVVDIKGERVIVEVEGKRMRVPPSQLSKLEERKEEAPLVSRYVPLSPLVREVNLRGMTVEEALYELDKELDKAYFEGVKRLRIIHGKGKGILRKAVWDYLKGHQLVENIRLADVSEGSYGATIVELK from the coding sequence ATGCAAATAGCGGATGAAATAACCCTCCGCTCTCTTGAATGGGAAAAGATTAAAAACCTCCTCCTCTCTCATTGCCTCACCCCTATGGGAAAGGAGAGGGTGGAGAGGCTTTCCCCTTCAACTGATATTGAAACCATAAGAACGAACCTCAGGGAAACGGGAGAGGCAATTGAGCTTCTCCGCTTTTCTCCACCTCTAAAGGAAATAACGGATGTTGAGCCTCTCATCCAAAGGGTGGAAAAGGGCGGCTTTTTGCAGGAAAGCGAGCTTATTGAGATAAGGGAATTCGTTTCCCTTGCCCAACGCATCAAGTCGTTTCTCCTTGAAAGAAGCGATTCCTCTCCCCACCTCTCGAGCTTTTCCAGGAGAATCCCGGATTTCACCCAACTTATCGCCACAATCACTTCGGCTATCTCAGATGAGGGAAAGCTAAGGGACAACGCAAGCGAAAGGATGAGAATTGTTAAAGAAAGCATAAGAAATACGATAAAAATTATACAAGATAAATTGGAATCAATGATTAATTCTCCCGCCATTCAGAGGTATCTTCAAGATAGGATAGTAACTTTAAGGGAAGGTCGCTTTTGCCTTGCGGTTAGAAGGGAATTCGCGGATAAAATTGAAGGCATTGTCCATTCCACCTCCTCCAGCGGCTCCACACTCTTCATTGAGCCATTGGCAATCGTAAAGGAAGGAAACAGGTTAAAGGAGCTGGAGAAAGAGGAGGAAGAGGAAAGGGTTAGAATTTTGAGGAAGCTGAGTGGGGTAGTAAAGGGAAAGGCAAACGCGATAAGGAGGGCGAGGGATGTCGTCGGCGTCATTGATTTTTCCCTGGCTAAGGGGAAATTAGCCCTTTCCCTCAACGCTTTTCAGCCGAGCTTAAATGTAGAAGGCAATATTCGCCTGAGGGAAGCTCGCCATCCCCTTCTTCCAAAAGATTCCGCTGTTCCCGTTTCCCTTGAGCTAACTCCCCAAAAGAGAGTCCTCATAATAACAGGTCCTAACACAGGCGGTAAAACCACCACCCTTAAGATGGTAGGGTTGCTCGCTTATATGACCCAATGTGGTCTATATATTCCGGCGAGTGAGGAATCAACATTGCCTATATTTGAGAGAATCCTCGCCGACATCGGTGAGGAGCAGAGTATAGAGCAGAGCCTTTCCACCTTCTCTTCCCACATAAGACAGATAAAGAGGATTTTAGATAACATCCAAGGATTGAGCCTCATTCTGTTGGATGAGTTGGGCGCCGGCACAGACCCCGCTGAGGGCTCAGCCCTTGCAAGGGCTATCGTTGAATACCTCGCAAATAAAGAAAACATCCGCCTTCTCGTTGCCACTCATTTCTCAGAGCTCAAGCTCCTCCCATTCATCAATCCCCATATAAGGGGTGCATCCTTTGAATTCGACCCCGTTTCCCTAAAGCCCACCTTCAATCTCGTAATGGATGCTGTAGGGAGGAGCCACGCTGTTGAGGTTGCCCAAAGGCTTGGCTTGTGGGAGGAGATAATCTCAAGGGCGAGGGAGTTAATGGATTACTCCCAACCGTATGGGGAAATTCTCGCTGAGATAGAAAAGGAAAGGCAATCCTTGCGGGAGGAGAGGGAAAGGGAAAAGCAATTGAGAGGGGAATATGAGAGGAAAATCAAGGAATTGGAGGAGGAAAGGGAAGAGATTTTGCGTTCCGCAAGGGAGAAAGCGGAGGAATTTCTGAGGGAGGTGGAGGGGAAAGTTGAAGCGATATTGAGAGAGAAGGGGAAGAAAAGGGAAAAGAGGGAGGAATGGAGGAAGATATGGGAGAGCGTTAAAGGAGGGGAAGCTCCTGCTTTTAAGATAGGGGATAAGGTCCTTCTTGAGACGATTAAAAAGGAGGGGACGGTTGTGGATATAAAAGGGGAGAGGGTGATTGTGGAAGTTGAGGGGAAGAGGATGAGGGTTCCTCCCTCTCAATTAAGCAAACTGGAGGAGAGAAAAGAGGAAGCGCCTTTAGTTTCCCGTTATGTTCCCCTCTCCCCTCTGGTTAGGGAGGTAAATTTGCGTGGAATGACCGTTGAGGAAGCGCTATATGAGTTGGATAAGGAGCTTGATAAGGCTTATTTTGAGGGGGTGAAGAGGTTAAGGATTATTCACGGTAAGGGGAAAGGGATATTGAGGAAGGCGGTTTGGGATTATCTGAAGGGACATCAATTGGTGGAGAACATAAGGTTGGCGGATGTAAGCGAGGGCAGCTACGGCGCGACAATAGTTGAATTGAAGTAG
- a CDS encoding PglZ domain-containing protein, whose protein sequence is MRLREILKRKIEERLYVREKFLWIVDPLALSPEVVKGYFPDFSLHIYDNPVDFRLFYEPLREKMEENEPAEAIIISSREDIPPDVRRYCPQPLIIKPSTLFTSLHPIVDDILVRRELLEKVAPNVDEHKRSYEETVEFLLRNLLDVPISPAIGDAFNILIAYHSKDEGIPVRFIEPYLNELTSIGYSLEELLEEERFIAILRELIIAFLERESKTDLGADKRARRLLTHISLKPGEMLRKASEKINWEEIVDKIPLKPFFSPILPGQFYERLSEKLFNRLCKNRRDKEALDFALHLKENGRASKSLEAVLDCSTFLSKVPLPDERKNEKEQAEEWLSLAREFALQWKNFMEIPLDSELSKEWRRKREYFNSHFINFILKSYPKWMKKPRPRLSCDVLAEAVRPYLKNGFSVYLLVIDGMTYAQWAIMEEKIKREMEGYDFVDKGCFAILPTATPFSRNSIFAGEFPFQIVSRYGSNALLNNEKEEQFLRNWVKEKIDKNKGVIYCRKRDDWEIALRERADLKAFILNFTDELTHLAGRVAESEVELLKFVATKYEFLPLKELYSAVKRDSAVLVITSDHGSTWVGRTTFVPWEMHEEAVGRSARYYRNPKRYELREKEVLLISREEARNWGLPDTDNYYLSYGNFMFKRGQLEGEMAVHGGISLWEMCVPLAIFTPRR, encoded by the coding sequence ATGCGATTAAGGGAGATATTAAAACGGAAGATAGAAGAGAGATTATATGTGAGAGAGAAATTCCTTTGGATAGTGGACCCACTCGCGCTTTCTCCTGAGGTAGTGAAGGGATATTTCCCCGATTTCTCCCTCCATATCTATGACAATCCTGTGGATTTTCGCCTCTTCTACGAGCCATTGAGGGAGAAAATGGAGGAGAACGAACCCGCTGAAGCGATTATCATCTCCTCTCGGGAGGATATCCCTCCCGATGTTCGCAGATATTGCCCCCAACCTCTCATCATCAAACCCTCAACCCTTTTCACTTCCCTCCATCCCATAGTTGATGATATCCTCGTGCGCAGGGAGCTGCTTGAGAAAGTAGCCCCCAATGTGGACGAGCATAAAAGGAGCTACGAGGAGACGGTTGAGTTTCTCCTCCGCAACTTGTTGGATGTCCCCATCAGTCCCGCAATCGGGGATGCCTTCAACATCCTAATCGCATACCATTCAAAGGACGAAGGAATTCCCGTTCGTTTCATAGAGCCCTATCTCAATGAATTGACATCTATCGGCTATTCTTTGGAAGAATTGCTTGAGGAAGAGAGATTTATTGCAATCCTGAGAGAGTTAATCATTGCCTTTTTAGAGAGGGAAAGCAAGACTGATTTGGGAGCGGATAAGAGGGCGAGAAGGCTTCTCACCCATATCTCCTTGAAGCCGGGCGAGATGCTCAGGAAAGCAAGCGAGAAAATCAATTGGGAGGAAATCGTTGATAAAATCCCTTTAAAGCCTTTCTTCTCCCCTATCCTGCCAGGGCAGTTCTACGAACGGCTCAGCGAGAAGCTCTTCAATCGTCTTTGCAAGAACAGAAGGGATAAAGAGGCGCTTGATTTCGCCCTCCACCTTAAAGAAAATGGGAGGGCTTCAAAGTCGCTGGAAGCTGTATTAGATTGTTCAACTTTTCTTTCAAAAGTTCCACTGCCAGATGAGAGGAAAAACGAGAAGGAACAAGCTGAGGAGTGGCTATCGTTGGCGAGGGAGTTTGCCCTTCAGTGGAAAAATTTTATGGAAATCCCTTTGGATTCGGAACTCTCCAAGGAGTGGAGAAGGAAAAGGGAGTATTTCAATTCTCACTTCATCAACTTCATCCTGAAAAGCTATCCCAAATGGATGAAGAAACCACGCCCGAGGCTATCATGCGATGTTTTGGCTGAGGCTGTTCGCCCTTATCTCAAAAACGGCTTTTCCGTTTATCTCCTCGTCATAGATGGCATGACCTATGCCCAATGGGCTATAATGGAGGAAAAGATAAAAAGGGAGATGGAGGGCTATGATTTCGTTGATAAGGGATGTTTCGCCATCCTCCCTACCGCAACGCCGTTTTCCCGCAATTCCATCTTCGCGGGCGAGTTCCCGTTCCAGATAGTTAGTAGATACGGAAGCAATGCACTTTTAAACAACGAAAAGGAGGAGCAGTTCTTACGGAATTGGGTTAAAGAGAAAATAGATAAGAATAAGGGCGTTATTTATTGTAGGAAGAGGGACGATTGGGAAATAGCTCTGCGGGAAAGGGCGGATTTGAAGGCATTTATCCTCAATTTCACGGATGAGTTGACCCATCTGGCAGGGAGGGTAGCGGAATCCGAGGTGGAGCTTCTCAAGTTCGTTGCGACAAAGTATGAATTCCTGCCCTTAAAGGAACTTTACTCCGCTGTGAAAAGGGATTCAGCGGTTCTTGTGATAACCTCCGACCATGGAAGCACTTGGGTGGGACGGACCACCTTCGTCCCCTGGGAGATGCATGAGGAGGCTGTTGGCAGAAGCGCAAGGTATTATAGGAATCCAAAGAGATATGAATTGAGGGAGAAGGAAGTCCTCCTGATTAGTAGGGAGGAGGCGAGGAATTGGGGATTGCCTGATACGGATAATTATTATCTTTCTTATGGGAATTTTATGTTTAAGAGAGGGCAGTTGGAGGGAGAGATGGCTGTTCACGGAGGCATCTCCCTCTGGGAGATGTGCGTTCCCCTGGCAATCTTCACACCCCGTCGTTGA
- a CDS encoding winged helix-turn-helix domain-containing protein encodes MELFYPDEELEKAPLIIKEGEKIGNISVSKGRKYIYVRALAKNGYYLDFQIEEIRLLNGEYTAVLKPKNYRKSPWRQLRKYRDIIIQEVVIPKSYKDEVLSLLNAEVEQETRRRAKNTTPQGAYRLPILEALAEMGGRGEVRDVRERVYEKMKDVLTKDDKDYLPSGKARRWDNKMQWERLRLVKEGYLRKDSPYGIWELTDKGWRYLREMKRKE; translated from the coding sequence ATGGAGCTTTTCTATCCCGATGAGGAATTGGAAAAAGCTCCCCTTATTATTAAGGAAGGGGAGAAAATAGGAAATATTAGTGTAAGCAAAGGGAGGAAGTATATCTATGTTAGAGCTTTAGCTAAAAACGGCTACTATCTTGACTTCCAGATTGAGGAGATAAGACTTCTCAATGGCGAATATACCGCTGTCCTCAAACCAAAAAATTATCGCAAATCTCCTTGGCGCCAGTTGAGAAAATATAGGGATATAATAATTCAGGAAGTCGTGATACCAAAAAGTTACAAGGATGAGGTGCTCTCCCTTTTAAACGCTGAGGTAGAGCAAGAAACTCGACGTAGGGCAAAGAATACAACCCCGCAGGGCGCTTATAGGCTTCCGATTTTGGAAGCATTAGCGGAGATGGGAGGGAGGGGAGAGGTGAGAGATGTTAGAGAGAGGGTTTATGAGAAAATGAAAGATGTTCTCACCAAGGACGATAAGGATTATCTGCCAAGCGGGAAAGCAAGAAGATGGGATAATAAAATGCAGTGGGAACGCCTGAGGCTTGTTAAAGAGGGTTATTTAAGGAAGGATTCTCCATATGGGATATGGGAGTTGACGGATAAGGGGTGGAGGTATTTAAGGGAGATGAAGAGGAAGGAATAA
- a CDS encoding prepilin-type N-terminal cleavage/methylation domain-containing protein, translated as MFVKRGKRGFTLIELLVVIAIIAILAAILFPVFSRAREQARKAVCMSNMRQIGMALQMYVQDWDETFPMGDPQAAGDPAQFDYPPDACCMGWSAHPLWSAAARLMPYIKNPGIWHCPSFPDTGQQCGWPERWAGAFPVTYAYRHCVAAGPATGVKWTLSRIARPAQTMIIHERGDKHETGACMCGDPNSVNAAYNMVFADGHAKFIKAGTLRWVKFGNQYWGYPAYDPNWIPYGPGQWGPDPSLGWDID; from the coding sequence GTGTTTGTAAAGAGAGGAAAGAGAGGATTCACATTGATTGAGCTGCTGGTAGTGATAGCGATTATCGCCATCTTAGCAGCTATCCTGTTCCCTGTGTTCTCAAGAGCACGGGAACAAGCACGAAAAGCTGTGTGTATGAGCAATATGCGACAGATTGGGATGGCGCTTCAGATGTATGTTCAGGATTGGGACGAGACTTTCCCAATGGGTGACCCCCAAGCAGCTGGCGACCCTGCCCAGTTCGATTATCCCCCGGATGCTTGTTGTATGGGATGGTCAGCCCATCCCCTATGGAGCGCTGCCGCTCGGCTTATGCCCTACATAAAAAATCCGGGTATTTGGCACTGCCCGAGTTTCCCCGACACTGGACAGCAATGTGGTTGGCCTGAGCGATGGGCGGGAGCGTTCCCCGTTACTTATGCCTACAGGCACTGTGTAGCCGCAGGACCAGCCACGGGAGTAAAATGGACGCTCTCCCGCATAGCACGTCCTGCCCAGACGATGATAATCCATGAGAGGGGTGACAAACACGAAACAGGGGCTTGTATGTGTGGTGACCCCAACTCGGTGAACGCAGCTTATAATATGGTTTTCGCCGATGGACATGCAAAATTCATAAAGGCAGGAACTCTTCGTTGGGTGAAGTTCGGCAACCAATATTGGGGTTATCCCGCCTACGACCCCAACTGGATACCTTACGGTCCCGGTCAATGGGGACCTGACCCTTCTTTGGGTTGGGATATTGATTAA
- a CDS encoding D-glycerate dehydrogenase, translating to MPKWRVFVTRVIPDEGLNLILENCDAEVWREETPPSREIIIEKIKDCEGILVLLTDKIDAEIMDNAPKLRIISNYAVGYDNIDVKSATQRGILVTNTPGVLTETTADLAFALILATARRIVEADKFTRSGRWKSWGPMLFLGRDVYGATLGIIGLGRIGQAVARRAKGFNMRVIYFSRKRKVEVERELGVEYRELHSLLREADIVSIHTPLTEETYHLIGEKELSLMKPTAILVNTARGAVVDQKALYKALKERRIFGAGLDVYEKEPIDEDDPLMELENVILLPHIGSASVETRGRMARMAAENLLAGLRGEIPPNLVNPEVLRVK from the coding sequence ATGCCCAAATGGAGAGTCTTCGTGACGAGGGTAATCCCCGATGAGGGATTGAACCTCATCCTTGAAAACTGCGATGCAGAGGTCTGGCGGGAGGAAACCCCTCCATCCAGAGAGATAATAATTGAAAAGATAAAGGACTGTGAGGGAATCCTCGTCCTCCTCACGGATAAAATTGACGCGGAGATTATGGATAACGCTCCGAAATTGAGGATAATTTCCAATTACGCCGTCGGCTACGACAATATAGATGTGAAATCCGCAACCCAAAGGGGAATCTTGGTGACGAATACGCCTGGGGTTCTCACAGAGACGACCGCCGACCTCGCCTTCGCGCTCATATTAGCTACAGCGAGGAGGATTGTTGAGGCGGATAAATTCACGAGAAGTGGGAGATGGAAATCTTGGGGTCCGATGCTTTTCTTGGGGAGGGATGTTTATGGCGCCACCCTAGGGATAATAGGGTTGGGGAGGATAGGGCAAGCGGTGGCGAGGAGAGCGAAGGGATTCAATATGAGGGTCATTTACTTTAGCAGGAAAAGAAAGGTGGAGGTGGAGAGGGAATTGGGAGTGGAATATCGGGAGCTTCATTCCCTTTTGAGGGAGGCGGATATAGTCTCAATTCACACTCCTTTGACGGAGGAGACATATCATCTGATAGGGGAGAAGGAGCTCTCCTTGATGAAGCCGACCGCTATTTTGGTTAACACAGCGAGGGGAGCGGTTGTTGACCAAAAGGCTCTATATAAAGCTTTGAAGGAGAGGCGAATCTTCGGGGCGGGATTGGATGTCTATGAGAAGGAGCCGATAGATGAAGATGACCCTCTGATGGAGCTGGAGAATGTAATTTTGCTTCCTCACATAGGCTCGGCATCCGTGGAGACGAGGGGGAGGATGGCGAGGATGGCAGCGGAGAATCTGCTTGCTGGCTTGCGAGGCGAGATACCGCCAAATCTCGTCAATCCAGAGGTGTTAAGGGTAAAATAA
- a CDS encoding tetratricopeptide repeat protein, translated as MRKSLFLLLFPLLLLFAETMNPFNEGIKLFQEGKIQEAEKKFLEALREDPTDPYTLSWLGFIQLKLEKYGEAEEHLLKAVSINPRLADAWNNLGSLYMALGNLDKAIEFYQRAVQAKPSLGDAFYNLGGAYLQKGDVNSAIPALQTAVKLSPQNALYHNSLGIALRRKGNLDEAIKEFQKAVSLSPQPEFLLNLALSLWEKGDKKQAEEKIRKAIPNLKSNQNLSLIAGKMLLDRGQIDDAIILLKSASQGTDAYPFFLLGIAYSRKGDLKSAEEAYRNALNLSPSDYEILNNLGVVLYREGKYEEALNYLNKALEINPSNYLAHYNKALVLRAVDKTDEAIEELKKAISSDTKSPSAYFLLGEIYMERKDYQSAAEAFKAVVSLDPKNAQAYNNLGLCLDRLGKFEEAIETYKKAININPDLPQPYNNLGVVYEKLGDIDSAIKYYKLAVDKDPKFQEAKTNLERLGAGKEATPPKGKK; from the coding sequence ATGAGAAAAAGTTTGTTTCTTCTCCTCTTTCCCTTGCTCCTTCTCTTCGCCGAGACGATGAATCCCTTCAACGAAGGAATAAAGCTCTTCCAAGAGGGAAAAATCCAGGAGGCGGAGAAGAAGTTCCTTGAAGCTCTCAGGGAGGACCCTACCGACCCCTATACCCTCTCCTGGCTGGGATTCATCCAGCTTAAATTGGAGAAATATGGAGAAGCGGAGGAGCACCTTTTAAAAGCCGTATCCATAAATCCTCGCCTTGCCGATGCCTGGAACAACCTGGGAAGCCTTTATATGGCTTTGGGAAACCTTGATAAAGCTATTGAGTTTTATCAGAGAGCGGTTCAGGCTAAACCATCCTTAGGCGATGCTTTCTATAACCTTGGCGGCGCCTACCTGCAAAAGGGAGATGTTAACTCCGCCATCCCCGCTCTTCAAACAGCGGTGAAGCTATCCCCACAAAACGCCCTTTATCATAACAGCTTGGGAATCGCCCTTCGCAGGAAGGGGAATCTTGACGAAGCCATAAAGGAATTTCAAAAAGCGGTATCTCTTTCCCCTCAACCCGAATTCCTTCTTAATCTTGCCCTCTCCTTATGGGAAAAGGGGGACAAAAAGCAGGCTGAGGAGAAAATCAGAAAGGCTATACCCAATCTCAAGAGCAATCAAAATTTATCGCTAATAGCGGGAAAGATGCTCCTTGATAGGGGTCAAATTGACGACGCAATTATTTTGCTGAAATCCGCTTCTCAAGGGACCGATGCCTATCCTTTCTTTCTCTTGGGTATAGCTTATAGTAGGAAAGGCGATTTGAAATCGGCGGAGGAAGCTTATAGAAACGCCCTCAATCTCTCCCCCTCAGATTACGAAATCCTCAATAATCTCGGCGTTGTCCTTTACAGAGAGGGGAAATATGAGGAGGCACTTAATTATCTTAATAAGGCTCTTGAAATAAATCCCTCTAACTACCTCGCCCATTATAACAAGGCTTTGGTGTTGCGGGCAGTTGATAAAACGGATGAGGCAATAGAAGAGCTAAAGAAAGCGATTTCCTCCGATACAAAGAGCCCTTCCGCCTATTTCCTTTTGGGAGAAATATATATGGAACGCAAGGATTATCAATCAGCAGCGGAAGCCTTCAAGGCGGTCGTCTCCCTTGACCCCAAGAACGCTCAGGCTTATAACAACCTCGGATTATGCTTGGATAGATTGGGCAAGTTTGAAGAAGCGATAGAAACTTATAAGAAAGCGATAAATATAAATCCCGATTTGCCCCAACCTTACAACAATTTAGGAGTGGTTTATGAGAAGCTCGGGGATATAGATTCCGCTATAAAATATTACAAGTTGGCTGTTGATAAGGACCCGAAGTTTCAGGAGGCAAAAACCAACCTTGAACGCTTGGGCGCTGGGAAGGAAGCCACCCCTCCAAAGGGAAAGAAATGA